Within Halopelagius longus, the genomic segment ACGCGCTGCCCATCTTCGATTCGAGCACGTCGAGGGGTCGCTGGACGCCGTCGTAGATGGAGTCCAGCAGACCCGGGCCCAGGTCGACGGTCAGCGGTTCTCCCGTGTTCTCGACGGGTTCGCCGGGACCGACGCCGGACGTCTCCTCGTACACCTGAACCGTCGTGATGTTACCCTCGATTTCGATGACCTCGCCCATCAGACCTTCCTCGCCCACGTAGACGACGTCGTTCATCCGGGCGTCGAGGTCACGTGCGGTCACGACGGGACCACTCACACTCTCGATGATGCCGTCCTCTCGGACGGTCTCTTGTGTTGCACTCATGTTAGTCTTCGTCCTCCTCCATCAGGTCGATACCGATGGCGCGTTTGATCTGGTCGCGGAGGCCGCCCGCGCCGGCACCGCCGCCGAGCGTCACCAGCGTCGGTTCGATGCTGGATTCGATCGAGCGGCGGACCTGACGCGAGAGATGCTCCATGTCGTCGTCGTGCATCACGATGATGCCGACGTCGTCGTCCGAGAGCGTCTCCTCTACGGCCTCGTCGAGTTGTTCGTTCTTCTGTTCTTCCGGGACGTTCTCGAACTTCCGGACTCCCGCGAGGCGGAAGCCGGTGGTGAAGTCCGAACTACCGATGACGGCTATCTCCTGACTCATAGGGTGACCAACTCCGATTCGATTTCGTCCTCGGAGAGACCGGCCTCGCGTCCGCGCGCGATGGCCCGAATGTTGTCCACCTCCTGCTCTTTCCGCAGGATGTAGGCGATTATCGGACCGATAGAGAGCGGGAACACGCTCCCCATTCCGCGGGCCTTTTCGAGGAGCGCGATGTCGAGTGCGCGTTCGAACCCGAGGAGGCTACCGGCCTCTTCGAGTTCGTCGAGCGCAGTCGAGAGATCGTCGCCGTACTCCGAGTCACGAATCCTCGAAACCAACTCGTCAGGGTTCTTCGCGAGCGTCGTCAGTTCCGACGCGGAGAATAAGGACCCGCCACTGATATAGTACTCGGACGGGTCGATGTCGGCTCCGCTCCGAGCGAGGCGGAGCGCGTTCCGCGCGTTGCGGAAGTCGATCTCCGCTTCGAGGTAGTCGCGGTACTGCCGAGTCTCCTCGTTCATCACGAGGTCGTCGAGCAACCGCTCGTAGTACGCGCGGTCGATGGCGTTTTCGAGGGGAACGAGGACGTCCGTCTCCTCGTAGTCCTCGTACGCCTCGTC encodes:
- a CDS encoding V-type ATP synthase subunit F — translated: MSQEIAVIGSSDFTTGFRLAGVRKFENVPEEQKNEQLDEAVEETLSDDDVGIIVMHDDDMEHLSRQVRRSIESSIEPTLVTLGGGAGAGGLRDQIKRAIGIDLMEEDED
- a CDS encoding V-type ATP synthase subunit C, with the translated sequence MSASGGSNPEYVTARVRARQSALYSEEDYRKLVRMGPAEIARFMEESEYEAEINALGSRYSGVDLIEYALNRNLAKQFDDILDWAEGRLYDHIARYLRRYDAWNVKTVIRGIYSDADRDEIEDDLIRAGELSDSFIERLLDASTVEEVVERLHGTIFDAGIDEAYEDYEETDVLVPLENAIDRAYYERLLDDLVMNEETRQYRDYLEAEIDFRNARNALRLARSGADIDPSEYYISGGSLFSASELTTLAKNPDELVSRIRDSEYGDDLSTALDELEEAGSLLGFERALDIALLEKARGMGSVFPLSIGPIIAYILRKEQEVDNIRAIARGREAGLSEDEIESELVTL